The sequence aataatagatatggcttaatcccatacattttgtaataggagttgtttttgctaaaataactgctgtttgtgctgttacggtacttgttttcgtgcttaatttaaacaacttggtttgaaagacggtactgaccttttgtgataatgtaaccccttatgcatttattttattgtaacgatactgcagtttgctaattagtaggtaataataatcgacaacgggtttgcacatctctgagtaacgcgcgcttatcagtgttccgtgcgcccatgacggcacttcacgtccgatgcctgacgtcaccaccaagtagtgatgtggcattattgagagatttgagtggaagttacaagtacattttgatatttaaatacgttatttaaaggtttttagtagagctaaaagccagaattatctaatattatattgtaaaacacctgtgtagtggttcttctaatctaagtatgtcaaaaacgaaatcagtgaaaatatcgatatcctgttttgtaatcactattgttctctaaggttttattttgcttcattgcggtgtcacgtcgagttacgtcaatgcttggcgttcaaaaggttaatgatataggaggcaaacgagcagacggatcacctgatggtaagcgatcaccgccgcccatgtacacccgcaacaccagaggggttgcaagtgcgttgccggcctttaagatgggagctcttttcttgaaggtttgaaggtcgtatcggtacttgcaagtattttatatttattaatatataggtattatggaTAGTATTGGCTACATCTGTGATATCAATTACGCATTCAACGTTTTTAGCTAAGCTTATCGTGACTAAAATGTCATGCGTCATCCCACTAAGCTGGCTCTGGGCGTTAAACCGAGCACACATTACATCACCACGCAAATACATTGTCCACTCAGGTCTCAAAACCAATTCATGTCAAATTAAACTAACGGCTCTGTCAACATCAATGCAAACTGCACCAGCCCACATTGGCTGACTTAATCATTAATTCATTGCCACGCCAAGGAAGCGCTAAACCAAAACTATGGAGCGACCCACACTTGGTATGTGAGGCCATTCAATATTAAATACTCACTACTTAGTTACCTCACCGGCACCGCTCCGAGTGGACAGTCAGTGCAGAAGAAAACCCACTTAAGTGACCTGTTATCCCCTTTCTTGACGTATAAGGACATGTCTAAATTATCTGTGACGAAGTTCACGAAGCGGACAGGTAGTCCGTTCAGCAAGAATGAAACAATTCAAGTGAAACATGAAGAAGTTCTTCAGAAATCTCCCTTTGAGAAGCAGAAGGAAAAACAGAGTGAGCTGCTGCAGAAGGTTAATAAGAAGACTGCTGAATATCAATCGAATAAACCTAGTTCTGGAGTGTTTACTGAAGTTACTACATCAGGCGCGTTTACATCTAAGAATACAACAGTTAAAGAAGCTACAAAGAACGATGTAAGAGCATCACCTCCCAAAACCATCCCAAATGGAAATGGATCTAAGGGTCTCCTAGGTTTCCCATCATCGGCTAATGACTTGGCACTTGATGCCAAATCTGACCTGGAAGCAGACGCAAACATTTCAAAGGAAACAAAAGACAAGGTGATCGAAAAACTGTTTACTTTAGTTTCTATGGTGCAGCATGTTTTCGAGTCTAAAGTGAGAATCATACAGGAATTTGAGAAATACAAGGACACGCATATGAAGAATGAAATTAGGAGAGAAAAGGAACATTCAGAACAGCTGTACAAGGTGAATATGAATTTCCAGAACGAAGTTGTTCAATCGATTCAGAGATTGAAGAGTGAGATCGATATTTCGAGGAATGTATCCGAAAATGTGGAAGATAAAGGTAGTGCAAATGACATATCGATGGAGTTCACCACGAAAACACAAGTCAGCGAGGAAAACGATATTGAAATTAAGGAGGATGACAAATCAGAAGGTAGTGAATAGTGATGATGCCATGTTATGTAtaaattactttattataaATCAGATTTTGTGGTgctgtgtttaatttaaatgaaggtttttctatttttctgtTGTGCCTTTTTATGCGTTGAGATAGATTTTGTTCATTTATTCTCATTAATTCTACGTAAAAATTCGTTAGTGATGTGAAGTCAGCGTTAGAGACAATGCAGAGGTACTTGTAGGATTTAGGTCGCATATACCTAGGTAGTAActactttaagtttattttgcaaaaaaacttGTCTTCTTATTTGGACGTATGTAAGTGCCGGGAAGATAACTAGGTACGCTACGCCCTTTTGTTAGTATGGCTttttataaacatatatgtTCTCAGTTGGACCgattttaggtattaaaaagttttatgtCACTTAATACTAAACAAAAGACTTAATCAGGTTTACAAGTCAATTAGTCAAGGTAAATCACCTGCTTGTTAAAGGAATGCACGTAGGCCGCGTTGTGGCATTTACTATCATTCCATGGGCATTTTACGATCACTGTTTTGGtgcttattttaaattatgatctCATATGTTAATGAGGCGTAAGGATATATAGATTATGATAAAAAACTgcagactaaaaaaaaaacaatgactaTAGTTACCTAGCCGAAACTGAGTTATAGATGGAAGCCGCCTATTAAACATAatccaaaaaaccggccaagtgcgagtcggactcgcgcacgaagggttccgtaccattacggaaaaaagcagcaaaaaatcacgtttgttgtatgggagccccacttaaatatttatattattctgtttttagtatttgttgttatggcggcaacagaaatacgtcatctatgaaaatttcaactgtctagctatcacggtttatgagatacagcctggtgacagacggacagcggagtcttaaaaaaaaatgattttatttcaggcaagcacccatataaaacacagaattacctataaaatgagacaagtgtaaaaagttaaaagtagAAATAACAGTTAAAgatcaataattatatatttaaaattacaatttaaaatatataattaatatataattattcttagtaatagggtcccgtttttaccctttgggtacggaaccctaaaaagtatacgAGTCGGTAGGTCTTCtaaatcttatttttatttaaaaatgtgtatcAGTGCATTGTACTTGTTCAAATCAGACATGGTTTACTTATTACGTTCCCTCTAGTGcgttcataaaaaatatattttttaaatttgaacttcaATACCTGTCAATAgagttcaatatttataactGCCATATATGCTGCTTTGTATGCACTAGAGGCTTAATATCACTTCCAAATCGAATGTATCCTGGAATAGGtacgtacgtttttttttttataatgtgaaaataataaaacaatataataaaatgcgTAAATATTAAGTGACTACCAGCTTGAGGCATTGAAATTAGTGCCATCTCTCATGATCGATACGAACTAATCAAAAACGATCGGTGCCGGGCCCGCCTTCGCTTCATAACTTAAGCAGTTCGAGCATTTACCGTTAGGTGTCGCTATGGTTGCGgtgacaatattattatgattttgaatttaaaaacaatatttcgcCTTTTTACGctacttttatttatgtattagttttagtttcatcATAATATGCAGGTTTATTATAGTACTCAAATACTAAAGCACatattacatagttacataccaGGCGGGGCCTGTAACAGgaccaaaaaattaaactggCGGCTGCACTCCTAAAACTGACCAACAACATTTTGTTCAAcgacttaaaaataacttgtgtattgatttttagtacactttaaagtttattccaGGAAGCAATATaggtattgcgaattttgttatgtttcaAGCGTTTGTCACGTCAATTACTAATTACAATGATCATAGCGtccattgaagataatatttaatttgtatgaaaaataggaagtctagggacttcataattttttagttattgaacaaaagtgtcaTCGTTTGAGGAGTAGGTACAATCTGTGTTAATTATTCTCGTGTTACAAGCCCCATGGTTTCGTTCTGATacgattaggaaaaagtagaaggaAATATTTTTGAAGCGAAacaattatttctatttattatttatttattttaaaatttaattcaggcaacaagaCCCATATTACACATACATTACAGGCTAACATACAGATAAATTCAatgaatatacataattatatacattcTATAGGGCAGGTCGTCCAAGTCGGCCAATGCTCCATACAAAGGCcaaaaaatttttgttccacTTTTTCTTAATCAGAAGACGATACCGAatcccttaaacggatccccactatttttgttacatcttgtataataggtaagtattacaataaattattaaattacattttcattAGATCCATACTCTGCCAAGTACTTACGTcttaaaatacttattattattattattattggggcgttgtgggcctttgagtgtcacgtcgaccaaccagtgatctattgtgacggccctttaaagctcattactaatgctggttgaatccagaaaattccagattctttgggccgtaatgttctgtacctcatagagttgcagtacgtgccgccctaagtaggtacttctttttggcattagtggtccacaggaacagagaatgtgcattgcagtctcctctgactcctggcagaacctgcatgtcggatcttgtatctttcctattaaacatgtgtttgttcaacttgcagtgtccagttagtattctagtcaccgcgcaggttttgtgtcttttgagccctagaagctccttagcaactttgctgttgaaccctttgattagagctttcgagtgtttttgtcctttgacgaacttccaccaatcgattgctctcgttttttctaagttgctgagcagagaatatgcatcccgttttgtaGTTCCACAGAACGGTGCTGGGCCGACCAGGGttgtgtctgcgccctttctagcaagttcgtccgcttattccgttaatgtcggagtgccctggtacccatctaagtatgactttgttggagttagccagtgcatttaggttttttttacagttctggactagttttgagtttgactcaagtgaatctagtgccagcagagcagcctggCTGTCTGAGTTGATTTAGATATGTTGGTGTCTTAGGTTTTTATctaaaatacttacttatatctGTTTTTTTTCGCATGTTTCACTCTGCGGAATGTCTTTAAAATACGgtacctattaattatttattgttaactgACGCAAagttcagtttaaaaaaaacctgttattgatttgataggtatttatatgatttactttaaaattcatTTCGATCACCATACGGCACGTACATTAATCATcctaaaatcagtttttttaatGAGGTATTGAAAGTGTTCAGTTCTAGGCATCATTAAATGAAATTGATCGTCTTTCATTCGTTAAATAAAACCCACTGAAGTTTGTATAAGGAggagcaaaataaaaatatgggaCTTTAAAACTGTCTGTCTGACCAAATTGTTCATAGAAGTATTGTATGTAAAACACTAGTCCCTAATAAAGGCACTAAAGAAGACCTTAACAGCTGCGttattatatcatttgttaccGCAATTTTTACCGAATTAAGGCAGTTCGGAACTTAGACACCACACACAACCAAACGTCAGAAAAAACACCAAAACACGTGCAAGAAATTTATAAAACCCACATCTGCGAAATCAGGCTTTTTATGAGAATTTCTTTTGATATGCTGGTAAAAAACAAGGGCCCTTGCGTTTTTTACAATTCACATATCGGATCATTTTGGTTTGGTACGCGACGTTTGATACAGCGGGTGTTTTTTTGTGAAATTGTATATTTGCCTAATTGGTACTTCATATTTGAATGTTATTCACCTAGACTGACTTAGGTAAGCTTAAATCTGATGTTATTTCAGTTTGAGACAAAAAGTAAGCCGTGTTTCAGCATTTGAATTTGACTAatgaatttatataatttttttgagacCTAGTTACATATATAAACAATCAAACGCCAAAATggaccagtcaaaaataattatccaAAGACTACGGTACATTTATTTACAACCAAGTATGACATCAGTCAATTCAAATCTTTCTAGTGCGAAAATCTTGTTTCTTTAGAGAGATTTCTTACACAACttctacactcatggacaaatttagagaaacgcaaaaaaagtttaattactaattttgaaattagaagttctgtttttttgcgttcctcaagtttgtccatgagtatatatTGAAGGAGAGATTCACACGGGAACATGCAAATCCACAAATCTTGTACGAATCTCTAGGGATTGTAGAGAGGAAACTCAAGTTTAGTAAAGTCAAGATCAGGGTTAAATAATGATTACTATCGCTCTCtgagatatttttttagaaCAACCAGTTTAAAAATTATCAGCGATCACGACTAGCTATTACGAATCTTGGGGTCATAGTTTATGGTTCTATTAAAGATACTTGGTATACGATAGTAATAACATTGATTAACTAGCATAAAAACGTTACGCTTAACCTTCGCGAAGATCACAGGTTTACTAGAAAAAATACGCTAGAAAAACGCACGTGCGTTATGGCTATTGGAAAAAAGTCGTATGGCATTTAAACTAGGGaatttttaacattattatttgaaGAACTGTGACCGAGTTTATTCTGTATAATATCAATCTTATTGCTAGAGTAATTAAGTCTGATGCAAAAAAGTGGTGCAAAAATACGTAATGGTCGTACTTAGGACGTTCAGACTATCACGTTaaggtataaaattaaaatggaatGGAGCCATATGTAATCATATTGTCTAAAGCCGGggcctatggatggtatagaaaggatgccaatctcttatggcagaattgttgcaaaagtgaccgctttcagctttaaataatagttcctaatctctccggtggcgctagttaggctctgggatatgagtataacatgaaccatataaggcaacaaataacccgaccaaattacgtaggttgtttttggtagtatttcggtgtatggtggcgccgcctaattactgttttttgatggacacttttcatacatagagatttggctcctttatatagtctccatggccgGGCCCTTAGCCTATCATGACATTACCGAACACGAGAAGTATACAGAGTTCAATAACTCTATGGTTTTTTATTGAAGAGTAATTACTCGTAGTACCATATTATTTTGTTGGAGTTCTTATGTTGTCGCTATGTCGACAGGCAGTTGGGTTTGAGTGCTTACATTAAATACATCACAGTTTACGTTTGATTTAGTGTACCTATAATTTAGttaagtttacctaaattccATATCATTTTAGTATATGTACGTATATGTAAAAAGGCACTCCTTATAAATTATATTCCTATCTGTACATTTTTCATTATCATAGGTTTATTTAGTAATCCATATAGACTAAACTTCGtcttaaatgaatttaaattaacttaaataaaaatcctATTATACTAAGTCTATTTCTAAAGTGCGGGATTGTGTCGAGGATGCTGTGCAGCATTTCCCCGCTGAATCACAATGCTTAGATGTTGAGCTGTTAATAATTCTTAGTTTATAAAAACTTGTTTCATATTGACATTGTAAGCAGTTAGCAAACGTTATGACTTTGGCACTGTACCTATGTTCTTCGACTAACttcgtacattttttttaattaaacattttagTTTACACTCCGAAAAAAAGTATCAACACTTAAAAAATTATAAGGTAAACTCCGAAAACCTTATCAAGTCTCGTGTCGTGAAGTCAACGCTAATCCACCTGTATCCACATTTCTAGCTCAGGTAAGCGAAACTTTTTTTAGATTCACCTTAATTATCCGCCGCGAGATCGCGGTTTTTTACCAGCCTGCCCTTCCGCGCCATTTGGCTGTTTTACTTGGActataaataatgtaatctgtGAAAGAAATGGATTAAAAGGTTAGTTTATTGGCTGTTTTGTAATTAAAGTTTGGATGGACAGAGGATATAAATTGATCTAGCTAAAGATGGTTATGGTCATCACTTGCCAAATCTATAGATTGTCCGGCAAAAAATGAGCAGGAATCCATAACTTAcatatacaaattatataggtacaagtTATTATGGGCAAGATATAATAATAggcattttacaataataaaagtcATATCTAATTCTCCGGCCCCAAGGCAAGTTCAGTGAAAACTCACATCAGTTCATGTTTTCGATGATGCTAATAAACTGTCGACTACATGCTAACAAAACTAGAACACTGAGCACCGCccatgtatagttggtcaaaccaaattgtcagtaaataagaacaatacCGTTTCTTTTTGGTTGCTAGTACTAATGTAAAACAAAGATagcatgattctctctgtctgtttgaaatgagacagtcctatgacaaactatacctattAACATTACTGGCCGCCAAGAAAACACGCAAACCATAAACAATTGcagcgtttgtttttttaataaaaagtaaaatcgTCATCGCAGCTGACTGGCACGGCACGAGCGCGCGCACGAGCCATACGCATCCGTCTTAATTGCTGCATgtcgaaaaataaaaaagcggGATAAAAAGTGAATTTGGCAAGGAAGGTAAAAAGACAGGAAGAGCGAGCGCTGTGGCCACTTCCGCGGTTTCTGTGACGGCGGTAGTTTAGTGTGGACCTTGCCTTTTTGAATTAGAAGGCACTTATTCTTTATCTTTCATTTTGTTGCCTATGCCTATAGATACTAAATTAAATTGTGTATTTCAAAAATGTAGATACTCTAATGAAAAGGAGTACAAGTCTCGCGCAGATtatatgaaaaaggtataatgtCCATATGACATAATTTGTACCTTTTacccttttttatttaatctttgtACCCCTTTTCACTAAAGCCACGggtatgtatttttatgtttattatttaaaaaaagtctgTTTTAAATCGAACCCAGTAACAGAATTTGCTTCCAATGTAATGGCTTATCTACGATATTCTTGTAATGGCATATTAGGGCAAGGCACTTTTTTCTTAATTTGATCAGCAATTGTTGGGAGGTTGGAACCATGCCTTGCTCTTACAAAAAGGAAAACTCAAAAAACTTGACACGTGCTCAGACTCTCGTTTTTTACGGAAATGAACCATTAGAATGGTTTATTTTTTAGATCTGTAATTAATTTTGCGATTCGCAGCATGTGGTTAATAGTGGTGTGCTGGCAGATGAATATTGCTTTGCCTCATAGCGAAAGTGCctattaagttaaaaaaaaacaccggaacttTATGGTAAAAAGCCTCAAAGCACACAGCGGgtgaatgattaaaaaaaaccggctaagagaatgtcgggccatgctcagtttagggttccgtagttacccttccgagCCATTAGTaaatagaagattgttaacaaaagCATGAAATGATGCTTGTTgccttttacccgagttaaacaatctacttttcatatcgaataagTACGACGAAAGcaaaaagacaaggcaaatATGCAAGACGTATGgtcatgattttttccttagaacttactttcaatcggagacttGGCATGTCTGGTCATTTACCTAATAATTCATAGCAAAAAAgattaaattgaaatatttatgaaaaaacacaTAATTTAGGAAACTTCagcaattttaaaatgatttgttaattaaagtatgcaaatcagcgggattgcctcttactttttaattttttacttactttttcgttctaaaactgccaatagtcaacggcattaataattcagccaatgaaactgttttagagaaatataaataacaattgaatGAGTAAAATATAAACccacttgtcagtagaaaaaggcacgaaattcaaattttcaatgGGAGCACAACATTGCGCGTAggcacattttttaaatttaccgccttTTTCAACAAACAAGACCAGACATTAAACTGCAAACacgcaaaattaaattaaaaaactgaCTAATGCCGAAAGACCGCGGCAGACGGAAACGTGGCACATGCcgcgaataaaaaaaccatcaaAATTGTCGATGGCAAACCATAGTTTTATTCAAACATTTTTTGTCTGTGCGCTTTTTAGCGATTTTTTGTGCGATCTGCATATACGTTTTTATACTGACCAGATGGCGTATGCATATGACATTTTTTTGTTGAG is a genomic window of Cydia strobilella chromosome 20, ilCydStro3.1, whole genome shotgun sequence containing:
- the LOC134750448 gene encoding uncharacterized protein LOC134750448, translated to MSKLSVTKFTKRTGSPFSKNETIQVKHEEVLQKSPFEKQKEKQSELLQKVNKKTAEYQSNKPSSGVFTEVTTSGAFTSKNTTVKEATKNDVRASPPKTIPNGNGSKGLLGFPSSANDLALDAKSDLEADANISKETKDKVIEKLFTLVSMVQHVFESKVRIIQEFEKYKDTHMKNEIRREKEHSEQLYKVNMNFQNEVVQSIQRLKSEIDISRNVSENVEDKGSANDISMEFTTKTQVSEENDIEIKEDDKSEGSE